Proteins encoded by one window of Halomonas chromatireducens:
- a CDS encoding oligosaccharide biosynthesis protein Alg14, whose product MRVLLVASFGGHWVQLQRLATLLEVEEQVFVSTAGKQNGGAAYYLDDFSVLELWRGVRQLPRAFGIVRRSRPDLIISTGAAPGLLVLFAGFLLGKKTLWVDSIANCRRLSLSGRVAKLFASQVLTQWPELATGRVRYLGRLL is encoded by the coding sequence GTGAGAGTCCTTCTGGTTGCGTCTTTCGGGGGGCACTGGGTGCAGCTGCAGCGCTTGGCCACGCTGCTGGAAGTGGAGGAGCAGGTGTTCGTCTCCACGGCCGGGAAGCAGAATGGTGGAGCGGCCTATTATCTCGATGATTTTAGTGTGCTTGAGCTCTGGCGGGGCGTGCGTCAACTGCCCAGGGCTTTCGGTATCGTGCGTCGTAGCCGGCCAGACCTGATCATCAGCACCGGCGCTGCGCCCGGATTGCTGGTACTCTTCGCCGGCTTCCTGCTGGGCAAAAAGACCCTGTGGGTGGACAGTATCGCCAATTGCCGTCGGTTGTCGCTCTCGGGGCGCGTGGCCAAGCTGTTTGCCAGCCAGGTGCTAACCCAGTGGCCGGAGCTGGCCACGGGGCGCGTGCGCTACCTGGGGAGGCTGCTATGA
- a CDS encoding LicD family protein, with the protein MELKIPHGDETILSKRQSNLLNKKGYLVPKKEEVVKRQSQYLEIYEKLKVVMKDKFDKPVFLMYGTLLGHHRNGDFIEGDDDFDVGYWSDCTDVNSVKKETKELVLDLVLLGFNCSFNRKGRLFRIALPESPPGVHLDIRPVWYEDGHVWAHRQAKLPLCREDFLPVKEELLRGKMVFTPNNTEVFLASYYGKGWKVPDPSYSNEAIPDEVKKFLNKTNISPAEYREMCEEIAQRSSDYPNPGRFIAIGLLDLYSEDVPSLDLE; encoded by the coding sequence TTGGAGCTCAAAATTCCGCATGGTGATGAGACGATTTTATCTAAAAGACAATCTAATTTACTTAACAAAAAAGGCTATCTTGTACCTAAAAAAGAAGAGGTGGTTAAGCGCCAGTCGCAATACCTTGAAATTTATGAAAAGTTAAAAGTGGTGATGAAGGATAAGTTTGACAAGCCTGTTTTTCTTATGTATGGAACTTTGCTTGGCCATCATAGGAATGGGGACTTTATAGAAGGTGATGATGATTTTGATGTGGGATATTGGTCAGACTGTACGGATGTTAATTCTGTAAAAAAGGAGACTAAAGAGTTAGTCCTCGATCTTGTGCTCTTGGGGTTTAACTGTAGCTTTAATAGAAAAGGTCGGCTCTTCCGCATTGCTTTACCCGAAAGCCCGCCCGGGGTCCATCTGGACATTCGCCCCGTGTGGTATGAGGATGGACATGTTTGGGCGCATCGCCAAGCCAAACTTCCACTTTGTAGAGAGGACTTCTTGCCGGTAAAAGAAGAGTTGTTGAGGGGTAAGATGGTTTTTACCCCAAATAATACAGAGGTATTTTTAGCGTCCTATTATGGGAAAGGCTGGAAAGTCCCTGATCCCTCATACTCTAATGAAGCGATTCCTGATGAGGTGAAAAAGTTTCTAAACAAGACCAACATAAGTCCAGCCGAGTATCGGGAGATGTGTGAGGAAATAGCGCAACGCAGTAGCGATTACCCCAATCCTGGTAGATTTATTGCAATCGGCTTGCTTGATCTTTATTCCGAAGATGTTCCGAGTCTGGATCTAGAGTAG
- a CDS encoding glycosyltransferase, translated as MLFAAGTQFSFPRLDEAVLSVARQRPAWKLVYQAGPGASLQRFASLANLDAQALFSASEFISIFDNADLVVTHAGMGNIMACLEQGKPFLMLPRLARLGEHRNDHQVDTAEAISRIYGVPFFQDVEPLVEAVLDGPAALAPPAAPAQRIHDERQAFGKQLKALIQQL; from the coding sequence GTGCTGTTTGCTGCGGGTACCCAGTTTTCCTTTCCGCGGTTGGACGAGGCGGTGCTGAGCGTGGCTCGCCAGCGGCCAGCGTGGAAGCTGGTCTACCAGGCCGGGCCAGGGGCGTCGCTCCAGCGCTTCGCGTCGTTGGCAAACCTGGATGCGCAAGCATTATTCAGCGCTAGTGAGTTCATCTCAATATTCGATAATGCTGATTTGGTAGTGACGCACGCCGGAATGGGCAATATCATGGCGTGCCTGGAGCAGGGCAAGCCATTTCTGATGCTGCCGAGGCTTGCGCGGCTGGGGGAGCATCGCAATGACCATCAGGTGGATACCGCCGAGGCCATCTCGCGTATCTATGGCGTACCGTTTTTTCAAGACGTCGAACCGTTGGTCGAGGCCGTGCTTGATGGGCCGGCAGCCCTGGCTCCGCCCGCTGCGCCGGCCCAACGCATTCACGATGAGCGTCAGGCCTTTGGCAAGCAGCTAAAAGCACTGATTCAGCAACTGTAA
- a CDS encoding CDP-glycerol glycerophosphotransferase family protein: MMAGGLILSLASRLWRRFYQRDNDGWVKKQALLAGRYEKIRERLVLNIADGKKIRVLFLVRENQKWGAQSLYEELEKDIAFEPVVVVAPLKQLGRSVGKTQLLQLGENYSFFKNKNMNVELGYDQGRKCFIPLKTFFPDVVFYDQPYGLSYSHRIEVVSRYALTCYIPYGYGLYLARESGQLSSNFFPLIWRVYLESRGLLNGWDDSPIVEYGNYIYLGYPKMDALLSQLPRSRHAGSRMGESVSSEKVVVFAPHHSLESGHHNQYATFPWSGEDVLELARGTPQFRWVFKPHPRLKYTLVKSGTMKADEVEKYYKSWRMLPNAEIVDDGDYLEILKHSDAMITDCGSFLLEYLITGKPLIHLVNSDSQGYSSFGEEVVRNFYKAVDGESLSVLFERVVVNGDDFLYEERIRNVCLPSGVAGREIKDDLKRAILAV; encoded by the coding sequence ATGATGGCAGGTGGTCTTATCCTTAGTTTAGCCTCACGATTGTGGCGAAGGTTTTATCAGCGTGATAATGATGGCTGGGTTAAAAAGCAAGCACTGCTTGCTGGCCGATATGAAAAAATAAGAGAGAGATTAGTATTAAACATTGCTGATGGAAAAAAAATCAGGGTGTTGTTTCTGGTAAGAGAGAACCAGAAATGGGGCGCTCAGTCCCTTTATGAAGAACTTGAAAAAGATATAGCGTTTGAGCCTGTAGTCGTCGTGGCGCCTTTGAAACAGCTAGGCCGCTCTGTCGGGAAAACACAGTTGCTTCAACTGGGCGAGAATTATTCTTTTTTTAAGAATAAAAATATGAATGTAGAGCTTGGTTATGACCAGGGCCGGAAATGTTTTATTCCATTGAAAACCTTTTTTCCTGATGTCGTTTTCTATGATCAACCGTATGGCTTATCGTATTCTCATCGTATTGAAGTGGTGTCGCGTTATGCTTTGACATGTTATATCCCTTACGGCTATGGGCTCTATTTGGCTAGAGAGTCAGGGCAGTTATCGTCCAACTTTTTCCCATTGATATGGCGTGTTTATCTCGAGAGTAGAGGGCTGCTTAATGGCTGGGATGATAGCCCAATTGTCGAGTATGGTAATTATATCTATCTAGGGTATCCAAAGATGGATGCCTTGTTGTCTCAGTTACCAAGGTCTAGACATGCTGGATCTAGGATGGGCGAATCAGTCTCTTCTGAGAAAGTTGTCGTGTTTGCACCTCATCACTCATTGGAGAGTGGGCATCATAACCAATACGCCACTTTTCCTTGGAGTGGGGAAGATGTTCTTGAGCTTGCCAGGGGTACACCGCAATTCAGGTGGGTTTTCAAACCTCATCCTCGCTTGAAATATACATTGGTAAAATCTGGCACCATGAAAGCTGATGAAGTCGAAAAATACTATAAAAGCTGGAGGATGCTGCCAAATGCTGAAATTGTTGACGATGGCGACTATCTCGAAATTCTCAAGCATTCAGACGCCATGATTACGGACTGCGGTTCTTTCTTACTTGAATATCTAATTACAGGAAAACCCCTAATTCACCTTGTCAATTCAGACTCTCAAGGATATAGTTCCTTTGGGGAGGAAGTCGTAAGAAACTTTTATAAAGCCGTAGATGGAGAAAGTCTATCAGTCTTGTTTGAGAGGGTGGTAGTAAACGGCGATGACTTTCTCTATGAAGAGCGGATCAGGAATGTTTGTTTACCAAGCGGTGTGGCAGGGCGTGAGATAAAAGATGATCTCAAGCGTGCGATTCTTGCCGTATAA